A single region of the Salicibibacter cibi genome encodes:
- a CDS encoding class I SAM-dependent methyltransferase has product MENNVFEQMAKKYDTDERIELANVIVKEVKPKLRNSRSKSFMDYGSGTGLIGLELSDMVDSVLLVDSSKQMLEVAEEKIFRRGITNSKVICSDFIKETPNLKTDIILMSLVLLHIPDTKKILQKLYNVLNNGGELIIIDFDKNNKVNHPRVHNGFSHESLKKLLSEVGFKSIKIKTFYSGNRIFMNQDASMFIASSIR; this is encoded by the coding sequence ATGGAAAACAATGTTTTTGAACAGATGGCAAAAAAATATGATACAGATGAAAGAATTGAACTAGCCAATGTTATAGTTAAGGAAGTAAAACCAAAATTACGAAATAGCAGATCAAAATCTTTCATGGACTATGGGAGTGGAACTGGTCTAATTGGTTTAGAGTTATCAGACATGGTGGATTCTGTTTTGTTGGTGGATTCATCAAAACAAATGTTGGAGGTAGCGGAAGAAAAAATTTTTCGCAGGGGAATTACAAACTCCAAGGTGATTTGTTCAGATTTTATCAAAGAAACACCTAATCTTAAGACAGACATAATTTTAATGTCACTAGTCCTCCTACATATCCCGGATACTAAAAAAATTCTACAAAAATTATATAACGTTTTAAACAATGGCGGCGAATTAATTATTATTGATTTTGACAAAAACAATAAAGTGAATCATCCAAGGGTTCATAATGGTTTTTCGCATGAAAGCTTAAAAAAACTATTATCCGAGGTAGGGTTCAAATCCATCAAAATTAAGACATTTTATAGCGGAAATCGTATTTTTATGAACCAAGATGCCTCAATGTTTATAGCCAGTAGTATAAGGTGA